In a genomic window of Corynebacterium lizhenjunii:
- the mnmA gene encoding tRNA 2-thiouridine(34) synthase MnmA, giving the protein MRVLVAMSGGVDSSVAAARAVEAGHEVVGVHLALHQDAQQTRERARGCCSLEDSADARRICDKLGIPFYVWDFSEEFKQEVIGDFVDSYARGETPNPCLRCNEKIKFAALLRKGMALGFDAVATGHYATIDADGYMRRSLDENKDQSYVLGVITKEELDHCYFPIGDTPKPLIREEAKRHGFSTAAKPDSYDICFIPDGNTQAFLGRSIGMRPGMIVDTDGNQLKEHDGAWNFTIGQRKGLDIKTPTPDGTPRYVTDIDARTGTVTVGARADLDVWRIEADRLKYLHPLMEGEVDCEVQVRAHGSVVPCRARIDRAQDRMEVLLDRPIQGVARGQAAVLYLPSPDELGDIVLGSGTICATA; this is encoded by the coding sequence ATGCGTGTTTTAGTAGCAATGTCCGGTGGAGTGGACTCTTCCGTTGCCGCGGCCCGTGCTGTAGAGGCGGGCCATGAGGTGGTGGGAGTGCATTTGGCGTTGCACCAGGACGCCCAGCAGACTCGGGAGCGGGCGCGCGGGTGTTGCTCGCTGGAGGACTCCGCAGACGCGCGGCGGATTTGTGACAAGTTGGGCATTCCGTTTTATGTATGGGACTTCTCAGAGGAGTTCAAGCAGGAAGTAATTGGGGACTTTGTGGACTCCTATGCTCGCGGGGAGACCCCGAACCCGTGCCTGCGTTGTAACGAGAAGATCAAGTTCGCCGCTCTGCTGCGCAAGGGCATGGCGCTGGGCTTCGACGCTGTGGCCACGGGCCACTACGCCACCATCGACGCCGATGGCTATATGCGTCGCTCTCTGGATGAGAATAAGGACCAGTCTTATGTCCTGGGGGTTATCACCAAAGAAGAGCTAGACCACTGTTATTTCCCCATTGGGGACACGCCAAAGCCGCTGATCCGCGAGGAAGCCAAGCGCCATGGGTTTTCCACAGCCGCCAAGCCGGACTCCTATGACATCTGTTTTATTCCGGACGGCAACACTCAGGCCTTTTTGGGGCGCTCGATTGGCATGCGCCCGGGCATGATTGTGGACACGGACGGCAACCAGCTCAAGGAACACGACGGTGCGTGGAATTTCACCATCGGTCAGCGCAAGGGGCTGGACATCAAGACCCCCACGCCAGATGGCACCCCGCGCTATGTCACCGACATTGATGCCCGCACCGGCACGGTGACCGTAGGGGCGCGCGCAGACTTAGACGTCTGGCGCATAGAAGCTGACCGGCTCAAGTATTTGCACCCGCTAATGGAGGGGGAAGTGGACTGTGAGGTGCAGGTGCGCGCCCATGGCTCAGTGGTGCCCTGCCGCGCGCGCATTGACCGCGCACAAGACCGCATGGAGGTGCTCCTCGACCGGCCCATCCAAGGGGTCGCGCGCGGCCAGGCGGCGGTGTTGTACTTGCCCAGCCCGGATGAGCTGGGCGATATTGTGCTGGGCTCTGGAACCATCTGTGCCACGGCATAA